Proteins encoded together in one Prinia subflava isolate CZ2003 ecotype Zambia chromosome 23, Cam_Psub_1.2, whole genome shotgun sequence window:
- the GPR61 gene encoding G-protein coupled receptor 61, with translation MEPFLPSPWGWNGSRGGSRPPNSTAEAKPKDVASKSVGLFFMVLLDLTAIVGNAAVMTVIAKTPALRKFVFVFHLCLVDFLAALTLMPLEMLSGSAVFESPGLGEAVCRVYLFLSVCLTSMCILSISTVNVERYYYVVHPLRYEVRMTAGLVAGVLAGVWLKAVATSLVPVLGWLSPDRPPAPGAHGCSLQWSRGPSCKVFVVFFAAFYFVLPLLIIVVVYCGMFKVARVAAMHHGPPPTWLETPRRRSVSLSSRSTMVTTSGAPRTTPQRMFGGGKAAAVLLAVGGQFLFCWLPYFSFQVYTALSTRPLAGPAAETVVTWLGFCCFTSNPFFYGCLNRQIRGELGRLLTCFFKQPPEEDLRLPSREGSIEENFLQFLQSTGRPPEPPSPQRNLPPVDFRIPGQIEEEAAEGMEWGGGSGVFVPVAGSAKAGL, from the coding sequence ATGGAGCCTTTCCTGCCCTCCCCGTGGGGCTGGAATGGCTCTAGAGGGGGGTCCCGGCCCCCCAACAGCACTGCCGAGGCCAAGCCCAAGGACGTGGCCTCCAAGTCTGTGGGGCTGTTCTTCATGGTGCTGCTGGACCTCACGGCCATTGTGGGCAACGCCGCCGTCATGACGGTCATCGCAAAGACGCCGGCGCTTCGCAAGTTCGTCTTCGTGTTCCACCTGTGCCTGGTGGATTTCCTGGCCGCCCTCACGCTGATGCCGCTGGAGATGCTGTCGGGCTCCGCCGTGTTCGagagcccggggctgggcgAGGCCGTGTGCCGCGTGTACCTGTTCCTCAGCGTGTGCCTCACCTCCATGTGCATCCTCTCCATCTCCACCGTCAATGTGGAGCGCTACTACTACGTGGTGCACCCGCTGCGCTACGAGGTGCGGATGACCGCGGGGCTGGTGGCCGGAGTGCTGGCTGGAGTGTGGCTCAAGGCTGTGGCCACCTCGCTAGTGCCCGTGCTGGGCTGGTTGTCCCCCGACCGCCCACCGGCGCCTGGCGCTCACGGCTGCTCCTTGCAGTGGAGCCGCGGGCCATCCTGCAAGGTCTTCGTGGTCTTCTTCGCCGCCTTCTACTTCGTCCTGCCCCTCCTCATCATCGTCGTGGTCTACTGCGGCATGTTCAAGGTGGCGCGGGTGGCAGCCATGCACCACGGCCCGCCGCCCACCTGGCTGGAGACGCCGCGCCGGCGCTCGGTGTCCCTCAGCAGCCGCTCCACCATGGTCACCACCTCGGGGGCTCCGCGGACCACCCCGCAGAGGATGTTTGGCGGGGGCAAGGCGGCCGCCGTGCTGCTGGCCGTGGGTGGCCAGTTCCTCTTCTGCTGGTTGCCCTACTTCTCCTTCCAGGTGTACACAGCGCTGAGCACTCGGCCCTTAGCCGGGCCGGCAGCTGAGACTGTGGTCACCTGGCTGGGGTTCTGCTGCTTCACCTCCAACCCCTTCTTCTACGGCTGCCTCAACCGGCAGATCCGCGGGGAGCTCGGCCGGCTCCTCACCTGCTTCTTCAAGCAGCCCCCCGAGGAGGACCTGCGGCTGCCAAGCCGTGAGGGCTCCATCGAGGAGAACTTCCTACAGTTCCTCCAGAGCACTGGGCGCCCaccagagccccccagcccgCAGCGGAACCTGCCCCCCGTGGATTTCCGCATCCCGGGGCAGATtgaggaggaggcggcggagGGGATGGAGtggggcgggggcagcggggtGTTCGTGCCCGTGGCGGGCTCTGCCAAGGCGGGGCTGTAG
- the AMIGO1 gene encoding amphoterin-induced protein 1 codes for MLRVPIMPPSCPPCVAMRVPMGPLSLLLALSLLSPPWGSAAGSCPPRCVCASNLLSCSQANLSVVPTPLPRFTAVLDLSHNNVTRLRADWAPARLPHLHALLLSHNGLAFVSTEAFTHVPRLRHLDLSSNRLRTLDENLFSDLGELEVLLLYNNEIATVDRTAFENLGRLRKLYLGQNRIARFPLELLREGTRLPQLALLDLSANRLRAVPAGELQALPAWLRDRLYLHNNPLNCDCLLFQLLDRGRRRHLSAVEDFQDELRCALPGTGTQVKILDLAGKQPLNCSKAREAVLEAHLGDTVTLGCDSRWQGVRSRHWVTPGGDRVLGDGGNGSVVLLANGSLELRALRPEDTGTYSCWVAGPLLNETVYVELLVHNFTLHGPHDTLNTAYTTLVGCILSVVLVLIYLYLTPCRCCCCRGAEKPPAPRDDSINSSVLSTTPNHAGGAGEPCGSHIASSAGTGQNGRFKGGGTPPLPVRQGPKAQRKVSDPDSVSSVFSDTPIVV; via the coding sequence ATGCTGCGCGTCCCCATCATGCCGCCATCCTGTCCCCCGTGTGTGGCCATGCGTGTGCCTATGGGGccgctgtccctgctgctggcgctgtccctgctgtcccccccGTGGGGGTCTGCggcagggagctgccccccGCGCTGCGTCTGCGCCTCCAACCTGCTGAGCTGCTCGCAGGCCAACCTGAGCGTGGTGCCGACGCCGCTGCCGCGCTTCACCGCCGTGCTGGACCTGAGCCACAACAACGTGACACGGCTGCGCGCCGACTGGGCGCCGGCGCGGCTGCCGCACCTGCACGCGCTGCTGCTGAGCCACAACGGGCTGGCCTTCGTGTCCACCGAGGCCTTCACCCACGTGCCGCGCCTGCGCCACCTCGACCTGTCCTCCAACCGCCTGCGGACGCTGGATGAGAACCTGTTCAGCGACCTGGGcgagctggaggtgctgctgctgtacaACAACGAGATCGCCACGGTGGATCGCACGGCCTTCGAGAACCTGGGCCGGCTGCGCAAGCTCTACCTGGGGCAGAACCGCATCGCCCGCTTCCCGCTGGAGCTGCTGCGGGAGGGCACCCGGCTGCCGCAGCTGGCGCTGCTGGACCTGTCGGCCAACCGGCTGCGGGCCGTGCCCGCGGGGGAGCTGCAGGcgctgcctgcctggctgcgCGACCGCCTCTACCTGCACAACAACCCCCTCAACTGCGACTGCCTgctcttccagctgctggaccgcggccgccgccgccacctCAGCGCCGTGGAGGATTTCCAGGATGAGCTGCGCTGTGCCCTGCCCGGAACCGGCACTCAGGTCAAGATCCTGGACCTGGCGGGCAAGCAGCCTCTCAACTGCAGCAAAGCACGGGAGGCGGTGCTGGAGGCGCACCTCGGGGACACCGTGACGCTGGGCTGTGACAGCCGGTGGCAGGGGGTGCGCAGCCGGCACTGGGTGACGCCGGGCGGGGACAGGGTGCTGGGGGACGGGGGCAATGGCAGTGTGGTCCTGCTGGCTAACGGCAGCCTTGAGCTGCGGGCGCTGCGCCCTGAGGACACCGGCACTTACTCCTGCTGGGTGGCCGGACCCCTCCTCAACGAGACCGTCtacgtggagctgctggtgcacaACTTCACCCTGCACGGCCCCCACGACACCCTGAACACGGCCTACACCACGCTGGTGGGCTGCATCCTGAGCGTGGTGCTGGTGCTCATCTACCTGTACCTCACCCCgtgccgctgctgctgctgccgcggTGCCGAGAAGCCGCCGGCACCACGTGATGACAGCATCAACTCCTCGGTGCTGAGCACCACCCCGAACCACGCCGGGGGTGCCGGGGAGCCCTGCGGGTCCCACATCGCCTCCAGCGCTGGCACGGGGCAGAATGGCAGGTTCAAGGGTGGGGGGACACCCCCGCTGCCCGTCCGGCAGGGTCCCAAGGCGCAGAGGAAGGTGTCGGATCCAGACTCGGTGAGTTCCGTCTTCTCCGACACGCCCATCGTGGTGTGA